The proteins below come from a single Eubacterium limosum genomic window:
- a CDS encoding PD-(D/E)XK nuclease family protein, producing the protein MRIRVIVGREGRLHINKSDYIYEEIGARLQRGRSKMYLLVPEQFTLGAERELMAYNRLPGLLGADVLSFKRLEYRILSEVGGIAKTFVDEHGKQMLLQKSIREVQKDLSVYRRSAGKLGFLENICAFISELKQSEITPEDLEAAETEVGEGRILSQKLKDIRKIYGAYANLLSDERIDGDDRAKLLCAQIPKSDYLDRSLIWIDGFHTFSNQDFRIIEALAAKADCVTITLTLDPDKNAPDASAFYVPGETLKRIEKIANDLGFEAEIVNLEAAVQPAVSGLDYLERNLFALRPRPYEEEPGDMAVVQCKNIWNEVEKGAQKIVELVRERAFRYQDIVVLAGDMETYGGSIKRAFSEYGIPFFMDDVKKVTESNFLEAVLAALETNRSHYAYEDIFTFVKTGFAPITPEEAQELENYVIEYGIRGNAWEKPFDRPSANEAVSLEALNASRERLMAPFMTLRKNLRKSRTYADKTRSLVRFLEDINASATIDRLSEALRERGDFDSMGLYNQIWNILMEVFDQINSTMGEESTTLEEYISVLSGGFQSYTVGVIPSRQDVVNITDLMRSRHSEMKALLVFGMNEGVVPANSPSFNLLSERERSQLRKQEMELQDNSDFRRAQEDFLLYTLFAAPSDYLYLSYAMADAEGSTIPVSPLIPRIQVVFPKLTVTSALENALSKEWEAVATPRGTISSLIDHLRELRYGKGTVLPEETKRLWQAVGKWYDEDARYHTAFRQIQEALDYDGVDDRLSQGQAIRLFEPPIQASVSRLELYRKCPFSHYVAYGLRPVPRQEYEVEPPDIGTVLHHLIDAVYKEAEREQVSVKDLSQEKTDAMVDAILDETLPQVRHQVFNSTGQYQYLGRKLRRVSKRTVRVLVDHMRRGEFEFKYSEQQFSQILELPSFEETVKVRGVIDRIDVYQREGDTFVKVIDYKSGNKTLNLAEIYYGLSLQLAVYMEAGLEILEGDNLIPGGTFYFHVDDPMLQVNKLDPETLTAALNDSFKLNGIYLDDPRFTKAMDAEADKDSEVISLKSRNSKLSRDEFEDLLSYVKRVIIGMTEKILGGDIAVRPYKKGKETGCEHCPYKGICQFDESIGRASYDVLRTSIPRDEFIQRIKEGGKDNEMD; encoded by the coding sequence GTGCGAATCAGAGTGATTGTCGGCCGGGAAGGCCGTTTGCATATCAATAAAAGTGACTATATCTATGAGGAGATCGGAGCCCGGCTGCAGCGGGGCAGGAGCAAAATGTACCTGCTGGTGCCGGAGCAGTTTACCCTGGGGGCAGAGCGGGAGCTCATGGCTTATAATCGCCTGCCGGGGCTTTTGGGCGCGGATGTGCTCAGCTTTAAGCGTCTGGAATACCGGATTCTCAGCGAGGTGGGCGGCATTGCCAAAACCTTTGTGGACGAGCACGGCAAGCAGATGCTTTTGCAGAAGAGCATCCGTGAGGTGCAGAAGGATCTGTCGGTTTACCGCAGAAGCGCGGGAAAGCTGGGCTTTTTGGAAAATATCTGCGCGTTTATCAGCGAGCTCAAGCAGAGTGAGATCACGCCAGAGGATCTGGAGGCCGCTGAGACAGAGGTGGGGGAAGGGCGGATTCTCAGCCAGAAACTGAAGGATATCCGGAAAATTTACGGCGCCTACGCAAATCTGTTGTCTGATGAGCGGATTGACGGTGATGACCGGGCAAAGCTTCTGTGCGCCCAGATTCCAAAGTCCGATTATCTGGACCGCTCCCTGATCTGGATCGATGGTTTCCACACCTTCTCTAATCAGGATTTCCGGATCATCGAGGCTCTGGCCGCCAAGGCGGACTGCGTGACCATCACCCTGACCCTGGACCCGGATAAGAACGCGCCGGACGCGTCGGCCTTTTATGTGCCAGGCGAGACGCTGAAGCGGATTGAGAAAATCGCAAATGATCTGGGTTTTGAGGCGGAGATCGTCAATCTGGAGGCGGCAGTGCAGCCGGCCGTTTCAGGTCTTGACTATCTGGAACGGAATCTCTTTGCCCTGCGGCCCCGGCCTTATGAAGAGGAACCCGGGGATATGGCGGTGGTTCAGTGCAAAAACATCTGGAACGAGGTGGAAAAGGGCGCTCAGAAAATCGTGGAGCTGGTGCGGGAGCGGGCTTTCCGCTATCAGGATATCGTGGTGCTCGCCGGCGATATGGAAACCTACGGCGGCTCCATCAAGCGGGCCTTTTCGGAATATGGCATTCCTTTTTTTATGGACGATGTGAAAAAGGTCACAGAGAGCAACTTTCTGGAGGCTGTGCTGGCAGCGCTTGAGACGAACCGGAGCCACTATGCCTACGAGGATATCTTCACCTTTGTCAAAACCGGGTTTGCGCCCATCACGCCTGAGGAAGCCCAGGAGCTTGAGAACTATGTGATCGAGTATGGCATCCGCGGAAACGCCTGGGAGAAGCCCTTTGATCGCCCAAGCGCAAATGAGGCGGTGTCGCTGGAGGCGCTGAACGCGAGCCGTGAGCGGCTCATGGCCCCTTTTATGACGCTGCGCAAAAACCTGAGAAAATCAAGAACCTACGCGGATAAAACCAGAAGCCTGGTGCGTTTTTTAGAGGATATCAATGCGTCTGCAACCATTGACCGCCTGAGCGAAGCACTGCGGGAGCGGGGTGATTTTGACAGCATGGGCCTTTACAACCAGATCTGGAACATTCTCATGGAGGTGTTTGACCAGATCAACAGCACCATGGGGGAGGAAAGTACGACCCTGGAAGAATATATTTCGGTGCTGAGTGGGGGCTTCCAGTCCTACACCGTGGGCGTGATCCCCAGCCGCCAGGATGTGGTCAACATCACCGACCTGATGCGTAGCCGCCATTCTGAGATGAAAGCCCTGCTGGTCTTTGGCATGAATGAGGGCGTCGTCCCGGCAAACAGCCCTTCCTTTAACCTTTTGTCGGAGCGTGAGCGCAGTCAGCTGCGAAAACAGGAGATGGAGCTCCAGGACAACAGTGATTTCAGACGGGCTCAGGAGGATTTTCTGCTCTACACCCTTTTCGCCGCACCCAGCGATTATCTGTACCTGTCCTATGCCATGGCGGACGCCGAGGGCAGCACCATTCCGGTATCCCCGCTCATCCCCAGGATACAGGTGGTTTTTCCAAAGCTGACTGTTACAAGCGCTCTGGAAAACGCCCTCTCAAAGGAATGGGAAGCCGTGGCGACCCCGAGGGGCACCATCTCCAGCCTTATCGACCATCTGCGGGAGCTGCGCTACGGAAAGGGCACGGTCCTGCCAGAGGAGACAAAGCGTCTCTGGCAGGCTGTCGGTAAATGGTATGATGAAGACGCCCGCTATCACACCGCTTTCCGGCAGATTCAGGAGGCTCTGGATTACGACGGTGTGGATGACCGACTGAGCCAGGGGCAGGCCATCCGGCTCTTTGAGCCGCCCATTCAGGCCAGCGTGTCGCGTCTGGAACTCTACCGCAAGTGCCCCTTCTCCCACTATGTGGCGTATGGCCTGCGGCCCGTGCCCAGACAGGAGTACGAGGTGGAGCCGCCGGACATCGGCACCGTGCTTCACCATCTCATCGACGCGGTCTATAAGGAGGCTGAGCGGGAGCAGGTTTCCGTTAAGGATCTGAGTCAGGAAAAGACCGACGCCATGGTGGACGCCATTCTGGACGAAACCCTGCCGCAGGTCAGGCATCAGGTGTTTAACAGCACAGGCCAGTACCAGTATCTCGGCCGAAAGCTGCGCCGGGTGAGCAAGCGCACAGTCCGCGTGCTGGTGGACCATATGCGCCGCGGTGAGTTTGAATTTAAATACAGCGAGCAGCAGTTCAGCCAGATTTTAGAGCTGCCAAGCTTTGAGGAGACCGTCAAGGTGCGTGGCGTCATTGACCGCATCGACGTCTACCAGCGCGAGGGCGACACCTTTGTGAAGGTCATCGATTATAAATCCGGTAACAAGACCCTGAATCTGGCGGAGATCTATTACGGCCTGTCGCTTCAGCTGGCCGTCTATATGGAGGCCGGGCTTGAGATTCTGGAGGGTGATAACCTGATACCGGGCGGCACCTTCTATTTTCACGTGGATGATCCCATGCTCCAGGTAAACAAGCTCGACCCGGAAACACTGACCGCGGCTCTCAACGATTCCTTTAAGCTTAACGGCATCTATCTGGATGACCCGCGTTTCACCAAAGCCATGGACGCAGAGGCCGATAAGGATTCTGAGGTCATCAGCCTGAAATCCCGGAACTCCAAGCTGAGCCGGGATGAGTTTGAGGATCTGCTTAGCTATGTGAAGCGCGTGATTATCGGGATGACCGAAAAAATACTGGGCGGCGATATCGCGGTCCGTCCCTATAAAAAGGGAAAGGAAACCGGCTGCGAGCATTGCCCTTACAAAGGCATCTGCCAGTTCGACGAGAGCATCGGCAGGGCATCCTATGACGTGCTGCGCACCAGCATTCCGCGGGATGAGTTTATCCAGAGAATAAAGGAAGGAGGCAAAGACAATGAGATGGACTGA
- a CDS encoding type II toxin-antitoxin system RelE/ParE family toxin translates to METVEAGRDVENFAMYMMEAFKSKKAAFDFLKDYDKSVESLKTFPFGYRGVSFEYRRYEIRLKPFKSYNIFFTVDIEKEWIIILRVLKDRQDWQTILFQNTDYHL, encoded by the coding sequence GTGGAAACCGTTGAGGCAGGCAGAGATGTTGAAAATTTTGCAATGTATATGATGGAGGCCTTTAAAAGTAAAAAGGCGGCCTTTGATTTTTTAAAAGATTATGACAAATCTGTAGAATCGCTAAAAACCTTTCCTTTTGGTTATCGTGGCGTAAGTTTTGAGTACCGAAGGTATGAAATTCGCTTAAAGCCTTTCAAATCTTACAATATCTTTTTTACAGTTGATATAGAAAAGGAATGGATTATAATTCTGCGTGTTTTAAAAGACCGGCAGGATTGGCAGACGATTCTGTTTCAAAATACGGATTACCATTTATAA
- a CDS encoding type II toxin-antitoxin system RelE family toxin, which yields MAEKYHVVLTEKAKKSLKKLDKHTALLITAWLRKNLEGCTDPYQYGKGLTANRSGQWRYRIGDYRLVCEISEQTITILVLNIGHRKEIYKH from the coding sequence TTGGCTGAAAAATATCATGTTGTTTTAACTGAAAAAGCAAAAAAGAGTTTAAAAAAACTTGATAAGCATACAGCGCTTTTGATTACAGCTTGGTTGAGGAAAAATCTTGAGGGCTGCACCGATCCCTATCAGTACGGCAAGGGCCTCACCGCTAACCGCAGCGGACAATGGCGCTACCGCATCGGCGATTACCGTCTGGTCTGCGAGATTTCCGAGCAGACGATCACGATTCTGGTTTTAAATATTGGGCACAGAAAAGAAATTTACAAACATTAA
- a CDS encoding glycerol-3-phosphate responsive antiterminator — protein MLNLQIPLPAVIPAISNTADLVAFLDSYADPWVMIKIGDINTMPNIVRRVHEKGKKIIVHHDSINGLSTDRTSIRYLANIGVDAVNTTRLHCISTIQSEKMLAVLGLFIIDSSAVASAVRAVNENTPDCALLMPSSLPGRIIRQIKSETGCPLFGGGLCASSEELNLLLKAGLEGVTTSEKSLWHNQQKED, from the coding sequence GTGTTAAACCTGCAAATACCCCTGCCGGCTGTTATTCCGGCCATTTCCAATACCGCCGACCTCGTCGCCTTTCTGGACAGCTACGCTGATCCCTGGGTCATGATAAAGATTGGCGATATCAATACTATGCCCAACATTGTCCGCCGTGTTCACGAAAAAGGCAAAAAAATCATTGTGCATCACGATTCCATAAACGGCCTGAGCACAGACCGCACCAGTATCCGTTACCTTGCCAATATCGGCGTTGACGCGGTCAACACAACCAGGCTTCACTGCATCAGCACCATACAAAGCGAAAAAATGCTGGCCGTTTTAGGGCTTTTTATCATTGACAGCAGTGCGGTCGCCAGCGCAGTGCGCGCCGTCAATGAAAATACACCAGACTGCGCTCTGTTAATGCCCTCCTCTCTGCCAGGCCGCATTATCAGACAGATAAAATCTGAGACTGGCTGTCCCTTGTTCGGCGGGGGACTCTGCGCCAGCAGTGAAGAGCTGAACCTGCTCTTAAAGGCTGGTCTGGAAGGCGTTACCACCAGTGAGAAATCACTGTGGCATAATCAACAAAAGGAGGACTGA
- a CDS encoding amidohydrolase, translating to MNNLAITSGNIITMDEHRPFCEAVLIEDGKIAAAGCSEDIRCLAAERHIPCIDLKGKTAVPGLHDCHVHVMGTGLNAIGIDLYDCASIADVLDKIQEASKDGATGWVYCTRLDESRLAEKRPPTAAEIDAVVPDRGVYIVDRGLHYTLVNTLAFNEIGFDGTEHGLVKDPSGHVTGRLHDKANGRARSYFYEKMTDTQRAEMLNHTASEAVKKGITTIHAMEGGDMFSDKDIPVFLENQSRFPLDIRLYWDTENVQNILDHHLPAVGTDLLLDGSIGSRTAAFMQPYTDAPDTCGEIYFTEDFVVNHITRAHQNKLQAGFHAIGQRAVTFVLDCLEKSLALCPCTDHRFRIEHFGFPDNRDIERAARLGVVISTQPSFTYLRGGPGSVYNLRLGDERERRGYPLSTFVAAGIPVGGGSDSGVTPMDPVLGLHAAVNQSYPENSVDIQSALRMFTLDAAYCAFEEDQKGSITPGKLADLTVLSGNPYATASDKLKALEVCMTIKNGKIVYQK from the coding sequence ATGAATAATCTGGCCATTACTAGCGGAAACATCATTACCATGGATGAACACCGCCCCTTCTGTGAGGCGGTTCTCATTGAAGATGGTAAGATTGCCGCCGCCGGCTGTTCCGAGGATATCAGGTGTCTGGCCGCAGAGCGGCATATCCCCTGTATCGACTTAAAGGGGAAAACCGCAGTCCCCGGGCTCCATGACTGCCATGTGCACGTCATGGGTACCGGGCTCAACGCCATCGGCATTGACCTGTATGACTGCGCTTCGATCGCAGACGTCCTGGATAAAATTCAGGAGGCTTCAAAGGACGGTGCTACCGGCTGGGTTTACTGCACCCGGCTCGACGAGTCCCGTCTGGCCGAAAAACGGCCGCCGACCGCAGCGGAAATTGACGCGGTTGTCCCGGACCGGGGCGTCTACATTGTGGACCGCGGACTGCACTACACGCTGGTCAATACCCTGGCCTTTAACGAAATCGGTTTTGACGGAACCGAGCACGGCCTGGTAAAGGACCCTTCCGGCCACGTTACCGGACGTCTGCACGACAAAGCCAACGGCAGAGCCCGCTCCTATTTCTATGAGAAAATGACCGATACCCAGCGGGCGGAGATGCTAAACCACACGGCCTCAGAGGCCGTCAAAAAGGGGATCACCACCATTCATGCCATGGAGGGCGGCGATATGTTTTCGGATAAGGATATTCCTGTTTTTCTTGAAAATCAAAGCCGTTTTCCCCTTGATATTCGCCTCTACTGGGATACCGAAAACGTCCAGAATATTCTGGACCACCATCTGCCTGCTGTCGGAACCGATCTTTTGCTGGACGGCTCCATCGGCTCACGGACCGCGGCCTTCATGCAGCCTTATACCGACGCGCCGGATACCTGTGGCGAAATCTATTTTACCGAGGACTTTGTGGTCAACCATATCACAAGAGCCCATCAGAACAAGCTTCAGGCCGGTTTTCACGCCATTGGCCAGCGCGCTGTGACCTTTGTGCTGGACTGCCTGGAAAAATCGCTGGCGCTGTGCCCCTGCACAGACCACCGCTTCCGCATCGAGCATTTTGGATTTCCAGACAACCGTGATATTGAGCGCGCCGCCCGGCTTGGCGTTGTGATCTCAACCCAGCCTTCCTTTACCTATCTGCGAGGCGGCCCGGGCAGCGTCTATAATCTCCGTCTCGGCGATGAACGGGAGCGCCGGGGCTACCCGCTTTCCACCTTTGTGGCGGCAGGCATTCCCGTTGGCGGTGGCTCCGATTCCGGCGTCACGCCCATGGACCCTGTCTTAGGCCTCCACGCGGCGGTCAACCAGTCCTATCCCGAAAACAGCGTGGATATACAGAGCGCGCTGCGGATGTTTACCCTTGACGCGGCCTACTGCGCTTTTGAGGAAGACCAAAAGGGCAGTATCACACCCGGAAAACTGGCGGACCTCACCGTCCTGTCGGGTAACCCTTACGCCACAGCCTCTGATAAGCTCAAAGCGCTTGAGGTATGTATGACCATTAAAAACGGAAAAATTGTTTATCAAAAATAA
- the relB gene encoding type II toxin-antitoxin system RelB family antitoxin, whose translation MAVSLRLNKEDEALIRSYAEMKNLSVSEAIRQAIMEKIEDEFDLKVYYEAMTEYKENPVTYTLDEVERELGLG comes from the coding sequence ATGGCTGTATCATTAAGATTAAACAAAGAGGATGAAGCGTTGATCCGGAGCTATGCGGAGATGAAAAATCTATCCGTTTCTGAGGCGATTCGTCAGGCGATCATGGAAAAAATTGAGGATGAGTTCGACTTGAAGGTTTACTATGAGGCCATGACGGAGTATAAGGAAAATCCAGTGACTTATACCTTGGATGAAGTAGAAAGAGAGCTGGGACTTGGCTGA
- a CDS encoding methyltransferase family protein, with protein sequence MGFLLLLPFLFIRFGLLALLGKDAVARAAYFAPLTGKEKAAYWIYQAANAAIFLYLFFLKIKAAPAALFYAGAAVYSAGLILLAVSIVNFASPSESGINQNGLYRLSRNPMYVAYFIFFLGCALLTQSWLLLGFVIIFQGSSHFIIRSEERWCLAQFGDAYRQYMKKVRRYL encoded by the coding sequence ATGGGATTTTTATTGCTGCTCCCCTTTCTCTTCATCCGGTTTGGGCTTTTGGCCCTGCTGGGTAAAGACGCTGTGGCCCGGGCCGCCTATTTTGCGCCGCTCACAGGCAAAGAAAAAGCCGCCTACTGGATTTACCAGGCCGCTAACGCCGCCATTTTTCTTTATCTGTTCTTTCTGAAAATCAAGGCGGCTCCGGCGGCACTGTTTTACGCCGGCGCAGCTGTCTATTCCGCGGGCCTTATCCTGCTCGCTGTGTCCATCGTCAATTTTGCGTCCCCCTCGGAAAGCGGCATCAACCAGAACGGCCTTTACCGGCTGTCGCGCAACCCCATGTATGTGGCGTATTTCATCTTCTTTCTGGGCTGCGCGCTGCTCACCCAGTCCTGGCTGCTGCTTGGCTTTGTCATTATTTTTCAGGGTTCTTCCCATTTCATTATCCGTTCAGAAGAGCGCTGGTGCCTCGCGCAGTTTGGCGACGCGTACCGCCAGTATATGAAAAAAGTCCGGCGCTATCTATAA
- the addA gene encoding helicase-exonuclease AddAB subunit AddA, translated as MRWTEDQLRAIETRKKNLLVSAAAGSGKTALLIERIRRIVVEEKTSVDALLVLTFTRSAAAEMKERLSAALMAELEKEDVDSDFVIAQISRLGAASISTLHAFCSRLVRDYFQEGGIDPEFKLGNETELSIMVQEALEDLFEEKYQEIPEDGETPFSRLVDMFTGNRDDRELKSLVENFHYFLVTQPDSEKWCARALSYFGLDAGGFWKSPWGRELDSLIRTDMEGAYELLERAYALCRDTEGFEKTAAQLQEDFFAVGLAIDALEEGYDDFRNALSGIRFARYSGNKKADAETSDHIKDLRNEAKGIVQGLQKRLNLDLTEALAQLAEMKRPMADLVALTRDFQKKYQLKKAEKNLLDFNDLEQSTLRILQNPAIAAEVREQYAYVFLDEYQDTNDMQEAIIKRIVRDDNYFMVGDVKQSIYRFRLADPTIFIGKYHAFSQETDALNDLITLSQNFRSCQGVVDGVNTVFEAIMSPALGEIEYDGRARLYKGLDNEGPYVKTQVHVIENKTDEDTDPIVGEMPAVEMEARFIAREIQSRVGKPFYDTKTGGSRLLQYRDIGVLMRSVAGRGDVYAKIFSELGIPAYFDGGEQYYESMEIGVVMNLLNLIDNHHQDLPLLSVMTSPIGDFGTEECTEIRLFQKEGSYYAAAEKYKDEREDALAAKLKAFYQRLDAWQWDSRVMDIEDFLWKLYLDTGYYHFVGALPGGEQRQNNLRVLLKRAGDYKRSTLRGLFYFIRFIERMKKHKYDLSPPGVLSESENVVRIMTIHKSKGLEFPVVFLSGTGKLFNKRTRNRDILFHKDLGICPDYINLELRAKMPTLAKSICLEKNEMETLSEEMRLLYVAMTRARESLVVVGMVKNLESKLTAWSGSGDLYHLKKAGGLLDWIMQALLKNSAVEITEEEKRRHLSLPSYDVYFYTAEQSLKHHVSEDTVEELIEEAQAPSEALWQEVCRRLSYRYPFEGQQELPGKMTVTEVKRLRIQAEALGIPEIPERVALPSFMVADAREITGAEKGTALHFMMQSLPLDKLRAVAGDTRAFDGLLTEERQRLVTEELLLPELAETIDLEVIRRFFQSDLGRRMLAAERVRREVPFNYQYDPRKVLPDWQHADTPLVVQGMIDCCFEENGKWILLDYKTDRYFGEASRKQLIDQYRLQINFYAEALANLTGMPVAERILCLVVMGEQIKVDR; from the coding sequence ATGAGATGGACTGAGGATCAGCTGAGAGCCATTGAGACCAGAAAGAAAAACCTGCTGGTATCCGCGGCGGCCGGTTCGGGCAAAACCGCGCTGCTCATCGAGCGTATCCGCCGCATTGTGGTGGAGGAAAAGACCAGTGTGGACGCTTTGCTGGTGCTTACCTTTACCCGGTCTGCGGCGGCGGAAATGAAGGAGCGGCTGAGCGCTGCCCTCATGGCGGAGCTTGAGAAGGAGGACGTGGATTCGGATTTTGTCATCGCGCAGATCAGCCGCCTGGGCGCGGCCTCCATCTCCACCCTCCATGCCTTTTGCAGCCGTCTGGTCAGGGATTATTTTCAGGAGGGCGGCATCGACCCGGAATTTAAGCTGGGCAACGAGACGGAGCTTTCCATCATGGTTCAGGAGGCCCTGGAGGATCTCTTTGAGGAAAAATATCAGGAGATACCAGAGGATGGCGAGACGCCCTTCAGCCGCCTGGTGGATATGTTTACCGGCAACCGGGACGACCGGGAGCTCAAAAGTCTGGTGGAAAATTTCCACTATTTTCTCGTGACGCAGCCGGATTCTGAAAAGTGGTGCGCGCGCGCGCTGTCTTATTTTGGGCTGGACGCCGGAGGGTTTTGGAAAAGCCCCTGGGGGCGGGAGCTGGACAGCCTGATCCGCACCGATATGGAGGGGGCTTACGAGCTTCTGGAGAGGGCATACGCCCTGTGCCGGGACACCGAGGGGTTTGAGAAAACTGCCGCCCAGCTTCAGGAGGATTTTTTTGCTGTGGGGCTTGCCATCGACGCGCTGGAGGAGGGCTATGACGATTTCAGAAACGCCCTTTCCGGTATCCGCTTTGCCCGCTACAGCGGCAATAAAAAGGCCGACGCCGAGACCAGTGACCACATCAAGGATCTGCGAAACGAAGCCAAGGGCATCGTTCAGGGACTGCAGAAACGGCTGAATCTTGACCTCACAGAGGCCCTTGCCCAGCTGGCGGAGATGAAACGCCCCATGGCAGACCTGGTGGCGCTGACAAGGGATTTCCAGAAAAAATATCAGCTTAAAAAAGCAGAAAAAAACCTGCTGGATTTCAACGACCTTGAGCAGAGCACCCTGCGTATTTTACAGAATCCGGCCATTGCGGCGGAGGTGCGCGAGCAGTATGCGTACGTTTTTCTGGACGAATATCAGGATACCAACGATATGCAGGAGGCCATCATCAAGCGGATTGTCCGGGACGATAATTACTTTATGGTCGGGGACGTCAAACAAAGCATTTACCGCTTCCGTCTGGCCGACCCCACGATTTTCATCGGAAAGTATCATGCCTTCAGCCAGGAAACCGACGCGCTCAACGACCTCATTACCCTGAGCCAGAACTTCAGAAGCTGCCAGGGCGTGGTGGACGGCGTCAACACAGTGTTCGAGGCCATTATGAGCCCGGCGCTGGGCGAGATCGAGTATGACGGGCGGGCGCGGCTTTACAAAGGCCTGGATAACGAGGGGCCCTATGTCAAAACCCAGGTGCATGTCATCGAAAATAAAACCGATGAGGATACCGACCCCATTGTAGGCGAGATGCCCGCAGTGGAGATGGAAGCGCGCTTTATCGCAAGAGAGATACAAAGCCGGGTGGGAAAACCTTTTTACGATACCAAAACCGGCGGCAGCCGCCTGCTTCAGTACCGTGATATCGGCGTGCTGATGCGCTCAGTGGCCGGACGGGGCGACGTCTACGCCAAAATCTTTTCAGAACTGGGGATTCCTGCCTATTTTGACGGCGGCGAGCAGTATTACGAGTCCATGGAAATCGGTGTGGTGATGAACCTTTTAAATCTCATCGACAACCACCATCAGGATCTGCCGCTGCTCAGCGTGATGACCTCGCCCATCGGCGATTTTGGCACCGAAGAGTGTACAGAAATCCGCCTGTTTCAAAAAGAGGGAAGCTACTACGCCGCAGCAGAAAAATACAAAGATGAGCGTGAGGACGCGCTGGCCGCCAAGCTGAAAGCCTTCTACCAAAGGCTTGACGCCTGGCAGTGGGATTCGCGGGTCATGGACATCGAGGATTTTCTGTGGAAGTTGTACCTGGACACAGGCTACTACCATTTTGTGGGCGCCCTGCCCGGCGGCGAGCAGCGGCAGAACAATCTGCGGGTGCTCCTGAAACGCGCCGGAGACTATAAGCGTTCCACCCTGCGCGGCCTGTTCTACTTTATCCGGTTTATCGAGCGCATGAAAAAGCACAAGTACGATCTGTCGCCGCCCGGTGTGCTCAGTGAGAGCGAGAATGTGGTGCGCATCATGACCATCCACAAGAGCAAGGGACTGGAATTTCCAGTGGTTTTCCTGTCTGGTACCGGCAAGCTGTTCAACAAGCGTACCCGCAACCGGGATATCCTGTTCCACAAGGATCTAGGCATCTGCCCGGATTACATTAATCTGGAGCTGAGGGCAAAAATGCCTACGCTGGCCAAGAGCATCTGCCTTGAAAAAAACGAGATGGAAACCCTGTCCGAGGAAATGCGGCTGCTCTATGTCGCCATGACCCGCGCCCGTGAAAGCCTGGTGGTGGTAGGCATGGTCAAAAATCTGGAATCCAAGCTGACCGCCTGGTCAGGCTCTGGCGATCTGTACCATCTCAAAAAAGCGGGCGGTCTTTTAGACTGGATCATGCAGGCGCTTTTAAAAAACAGCGCGGTGGAAATCACCGAGGAGGAGAAACGGCGGCACCTGAGTCTGCCAAGCTACGATGTCTATTTTTATACGGCTGAGCAGAGCCTGAAGCATCATGTTTCGGAGGATACGGTCGAGGAGCTGATCGAGGAGGCACAGGCGCCCTCGGAGGCCCTGTGGCAGGAGGTCTGCCGCCGCCTGAGCTACCGCTATCCCTTTGAGGGACAGCAGGAGCTGCCCGGCAAAATGACCGTCACCGAGGTCAAACGGCTGAGAATCCAGGCCGAGGCCCTGGGAATACCGGAAATCCCTGAACGCGTGGCGCTGCCGTCCTTTATGGTAGCCGACGCCCGGGAAATTACCGGCGCAGAAAAGGGTACCGCCCTGCATTTTATGATGCAGAGCCTGCCTCTTGATAAGCTGCGCGCTGTGGCAGGAGATACCAGGGCATTTGATGGATTGCTTACGGAGGAGCGGCAGAGGCTCGTCACCGAGGAGCTCCTGCTGCCAGAGCTGGCTGAGACCATCGACCTTGAAGTTATCCGCAGATTTTTCCAGTCTGATCTGGGGAGGCGCATGCTGGCCGCTGAACGCGTGCGGCGGGAAGTGCCTTTCAATTACCAGTATGACCCCAGAAAGGTACTGCCGGACTGGCAGCATGCCGATACCCCGCTGGTGGTACAGGGGATGATCGACTGCTGCTTTGAGGAAAACGGAAAATGGATTCTGTTAGACTACAAGACCGACCGCTACTTTGGTGAAGCCAGCCGGAAACAGCTCATCGACCAGTACCGTCTCCAGATCAATTTCTACGCCGAAGCCCTGGCAAACCTGACTGGTATGCCCGTCGCCGAGCGGATTCTCTGCCTGGTGGTCATGGGAGAGCAGATAAAGGTGGACCGTTAA